A genomic stretch from Pomacea canaliculata isolate SZHN2017 linkage group LG2, ASM307304v1, whole genome shotgun sequence includes:
- the LOC112557934 gene encoding uncharacterized protein LOC112557934 has translation MNSTQIGSKKAVHSTTMTMLLLLSVLLLLRTALSQYEDCPDEWVAFQLKCYRFVMFPEHDHDTARAYCGANGAALGGCEFSSRTPISQWMADVKRYVKARVLHERSGAQHGAGRLGVGERRQPHRPGAPVLAERGGQT, from the exons ATGAACTCGACACAAATTGGTTCCAAGAAG GCTGTTCATAGCACCACGATGACCATGTTGCTTCTTCTGTCGGTACTTTTATTGCTTCGTACTGCACTCTCACAATATGAAG ACTGTCCTGACGAGTGGGTGGCCTTTCAGCTCAAGTGTTACCGTTTCGTCATGTTTCCTGAGCACGACCACGACACGGCACGTGCATACTGTGGG GCCAATGGAGCTGCCTTAGGTGGGTGTGAATTCTCAAGCAGAACACCAATTTCTCAGTGGATGGCTGATGTCAAACGATATGTCAAG GCGCGAGTTCTACACGAGCGGTCTGGTGCGCAACATGGCGCAGGGCGACTTGGTGTGGGAGAGCGACGGCAGCCGCATCGCCCCGGAGCTCCAGTACTGGCTGAGCGAGGAGGACAGACTTGA
- the LOC112556063 gene encoding contactin-5-like, with amino-acid sequence MCTDYGLDILDPNDVPRGPKFIDQPDNIMAVEGIASVVIDCTAAANPSPTYRMYKIMVNNTIPITTDMDPRYALTNGKLVIRNPTENKDAGRYICTATNPYGTVISQIGLLSFGILGEFSNVQREKVQVKQHSFGMIKCPSTFIQTRTSVDPVFINFFGLLFTNT; translated from the exons ATGTGCACAGACTACGGCCTGGATATCCTTGACCCCAACGATGTACCACGTGGTCCCAAGTTCATTGACCAGCCGGACAACATCATGGCGGTGGAAGGCATCGCGTCCGTCGTCATTGACTGCACGGCCGCAGCCAACCCCTCACCCACCTACCGCATGTACAAAATAATGGTCAACAACACCATCCCCATCACCACTGACATGGATCCAAG GTACGCATTAACAAATGGGAAGCTGGTCATTCGGAACCCGACTGAAAACAAAGACGCTGGGCGGTATATCTGTACAGCAACCAATCCCTACGGAACGGTCATCAGTCAGATCGGACTTCTCAGCTTTGGAA TTCTTGGAGAGTTCTCAAACGTACAGCGCGAAAAGGTTCAGGTAAAACAACACAGTTTCGGCATGATCAAATGTCCTTCCACCTTCATACAGACCAG AACCTCTGTAGACCCGGTATTCATAAACTTCTTTGGACTTTTATTTACCAACACCTAA